Genomic segment of Melospiza melodia melodia isolate bMelMel2 chromosome 13, bMelMel2.pri, whole genome shotgun sequence:
ATTACAGTAGCATGACAACATTTGGCTTCTTTAGTGTGACCACGTGCTTATCCTGCTGTGAAGATCATGGCAGATCCAGTTCCTGTCTCAGAATTAatgagatgtctgtgacaataaaCGTAGAAAACTCTGCTTGCTACAAGCAAATGTCTGATATCAGTTTCACCTGGTCACAGATTATATGTAGACAGCCTTCTCTGGCCCCAAAATAAATACTATATAGGATTCTTGCAAGTTCCAGCATCTTCAAACAGAAAACTCAGGTCCTCCTTTCTTCCCTCGCAGCAGAAGCCTCCTGATGCGAAATCCTGCGAAGGGGTTGATCCACAGCAGGGAGggctggcccccaaacacagatTTCATCCCTTCCCAGCGCAGCCTGCGCTCCCACGTCGGCTTTTCACTCTTCAGTCTCTCAATCTCCTGCAAATAAACACAGGCAGGCATGTCCAAGGTTTATAATCTAATATAAAACCTGGTCGTAAAAACCGGGCTTGCGTTTTTATGGTGCTGTTTCATTGTGCCTCAGCTGATTAGTTTCTTACTGTTGTTTATTAATTATTAAGGGAGAAGTTAGAAAGTGTTTTAGCCCTGTGGATACAGGGAAGAAGATTTAGAACATAAAATATGCACAAGAAGGTTGATATCTCTATCTCTTCCCCCTCATATCTCTATCTCTTTCCCCCTCATATCTCTATCTCTTTCCCCCTCAAGCTAAAAGAcagaaatcccagaaaagctGATGGATCCACGTGCAATATCCTACACTACAAGTTGTTTACTCAGTTGATGAAAGCAGACAATAAGGCTCCTGCTCCACAATTACTGCAGGCAGGATTACTCTCCCAATGCATTATTTTGATGGTCATTTTTTTGTGCTTCCCACTAATGAAGGCTCAATATTTACCAGTTGTTTTGCACTTACTCCTCAGTACAGAAATACACTTGTAAACATGAGAAAATATTGAACAGTCACAGGATTCAATTCCCTTGTGTTTCCAAGCAATTATTCTCTCcaggtgtgacactgcagatctaAGGACACAGGAGCCAATGGCCCAAACTCTGTTTTACCCCCTGATAAAATGGATCACAGTGAGGTGAGAGTGATTTTCAGAGTAAACCTGAGAAAAGCAGACACTTCCCATGGCACCCAGCAGGAATTTCTACCAGCTGAGAAGGGAAAGTCAAACCTCAACTCAGAAGCTTTGCATTCTTTGTCATTTAAAACCAAATTACAAAATGTCAAAAAAGCAAACAGTGCAAGAACTTCTGTTAGAAAGCAACCCCCAGTAAACCACTCCAGTCTTCCCCCAagtgcagaaaataaaaatgatgaATGATTGAAGTTTTGCAGCTTTCTCTGAAATAAGAGCCTCTCCTCATGCAAATAAAACCACATCTAATCACATCTTCCCAGAATAAATGTTACAGAATAAAAAAAGTCAAGGTTTTTACCGTTTCATCATTGCATATTGAGTGGATTTGGGTGCCAAACATGACTGcagtgaaagtgagaaacagaaaaccCTCAAGGCACAAGAAGATCATCAGGATCACAGTTACAGGTGGGGAGAAGTCACTGCACTCTGTGAAAATGAAATATTGTAGTTACAAAAAAACCAACAGTAAATTATAGAGCATGTCCTACATGTCTGACACTTGAAATAATATTTCACATTTAAAACAAACTTCTGATTTTGCAGCAGCTTTATTTGCTGATcaagaaaataaagaattttaTGGTAGTAACACTTCTGGCTTCCTATAAAGCACATGGTAACTATTTCTGCAATCCTGCCTCAGGATTTCAAGGCTATCAAATAAATGGTTGCACATGAGGGGAGTGAAGAACTCAGAACTGCACAGGACAGAAGCAGCTTGGAGCTTTCTGCAAGACAGAGGCTGTAAAACCATCCCCACCTCAGCCCTGACTGCTAATACAGATGTTCCACTTGGCTGTCATTGCTTTATTactctttttgttttaattctccACACAAAGTAATCAAGTTCTGCCTCACACATCTCTGGAGAGCCTCTGATCACCTGATTAACTCAATTATATTTAAACAGGGATAGTGTACAGAAGGTGAATGTTTCAAGTAAAACAAAGTTCTAAGATCCATCCATTTAATGAAatactcagaaaaaaataaaaatcacatggATTTCCCTGTTGCTTCATATACCAAAAGCACAAGACCAAAATGAGCTCTGGCACACTGGAACATTAAGAAATACAAGCCAGAAGCCTAAATTAAAAAAACTGGGATAGTTTAGGGAATTTCCTTTCTGCAGGAGCTCCAGTAATGGAAAGAGGGAGAAATCTGTTTAAATTTCAGGGGTCATTCCCAGAACTGAGGTGGGGCACACAGAGCCCAGATTTAGGTGATTTTGTGCTGAGGCGATTGAGGACCAGCTCAGTTTCCTTCCCACTACAGAGGTAGTAAATTACTACTGTGAGTAAAGGCAGTGAGAATGCCCCTGACAGCCACAGCTCTTACAGAGAATGACtgaaggaaagggagagaaaaaaccagaaaggaaaaggaaagtgatGGATAAACAGATCTGAAATGTTTTAAGGATATCACTGAAAGATGGGACTAAAATAGGAATGCTATGACTTTTCCCTAATATCTACTAGACTGTGATAATGAAAATTAAGTATTTATTTGCTCACCAGTCCACTGCCCTCGGACACAGGAGAAGAACTGAAATCCACAGAGTACAAGAGCATGAGCTGAAATTAGGGCTATGTACATCTGCAAACAAGAGACAGCATCATTTCACTCACTGCCACTGCATAAAACACAGCAAAACTTTGAAGAAGCAACTTTGAAACAACAGCACCAAATTAAAATGAATGTGGGTAGAAATCCCTTGCACAGAAAGAACAAACCCACACAATTTATCAAGACAATCATGTCCTAAAGCCATTACTCACCAAGCACAACCTAAATTGTTATAACCAAGGGAAATTCAGACTAAAatcaagctgctgctgctgctcacttaCCGTAAACAGAACAAAAAATCTCTGATTTTTCTCCCCCACACAATTGTTCACCCAGGGGCAGTGGTGATCCATCTTTCGGATGCATCGCTTGCAAATACTGCAAAAAAGGACAAGAGGCTTCTGCTGAGAAATTGTATTTGAAATTGCAGAAATTGTATTTGAaattgtagaaattctatttgaAATGTAGAACCAAGGGCAGCCAGTGGTCACAGCATGATGTGCTGAAATATTTCTTGACAAACTGCAGACATGGGattttatttgcatttctttAAAGAAACTGCTTGTTCATTCTCACAACTCAGCTTTTGGGTGCTCCAAAATGGACTGTGTACATAAAATACTCCTCAGAATAAAACAAATCCAGAACTTCACACACCTGCAGCTCAGGTATCTGAATTCAGTATTAATAAGACTCTCTCATTCAGTATTATAAGACATTTCCCTTCTGGAGAAGTTTTTTAGATAAATATTTCACTTTTAAAGGGTTTCAAGTTGTAAATTTTGTTTGTGGATACGAAGAAACCCAAGAAATTCACATCTTCAAGGGAGAAACTGTCACTCTTTGAGACCTCAACTGGCCATAAAATTCTAAACTTATGCAATCAAAATCTCAACTAAAGCACAGCTTAGAGTATCAAATCTCACTTCCTCAAGAGAAAACACAAATATTGAAATTATAACCAGCACTTATCAAGTAGCTACTTGTCCATGAGTTCTTGAACACTCTTGTTCTCTGCTGGTTCTCTTGTTCCTGCCCAGTTTGGAGGCAAGGCTATGTCCACAGAAGTCAAATAAATACTCCAATAACTCCAAATAAATACTCCAATAACTCCAAATAAATACTCCAATAACTCCAAATAAATACTCCAATAACTCCAAATAAATACTCCAATAACTCCAAATATATGCTCCAATAACTCCATTTTACATCTGCCatacagcagcagagggctcagtTCTGCAGCCAAATGTGAAGAATTACACACCAAAAATGAAACAGCTGCAACATCTGTTGTAGCTCTTCATAAATCAATAGCTTGAGCAATGCTGATATTCCATTTTCCCAGCTTTGTACTTAAGACAGCCACACACTCAGTGCTCCAGATTTTcccacagaatattaaatattttcactTCAGCAGTCACCAAGCCAAATAAGCCTAAAAAATACAGGCACTGTTattaaaatctctttgtttttaacACAGGCTGATTTAGGTGTGGTATCTACAAGTGCTGCAGTGACAAAGCACAAAGCAAAGCTGGGTTATTGTCACTGGAGAGACAAAACAGGGAGGTGTGGGGGAAATCAGGGCTCTGAGGCAGAAAGTAATTGTTAAGTTGTCACATTTGTATGATTCTGAAGTAATTCAGCACGAGGCAGTACATACCATGTGCAGGTTATGGGGCAGGATCCCAAATGAAGCTGCCTTTGCTCTGGGCTATCAAAACCCAGCCCCACATTCCCCCTGCTTTTTGTTTTGTGGATATTAAAGGATTCATCCTCTGCTACAAATGATTTTTTAAATACAAGTGAAAATCCCAACAGCAGATAAACACTACAACCACTCCCTGGTGCAGGAAAAGGGGGTATCACACAGGAGGGACATTCAGGACGCTCCTCCAAAGTCTTTCCTTGCTGCCTGCAAGTTCAGCCTCTCATTTCCCTGAGTGCCACAACCAGACAAGGCTCCTGATGTGCCACAGAATCCATGCCAGCACTCTAAAAAGCAACATTAATGTGAAGTGCTGAGTAAAACCTACCCAGGCTCAATCAAGCTGAAGGCTGGAGGATGTGAGGTGGGCAGGACTCCATTCTGCTCATTCAGAATTTCTCACAAGCCCACACAGAGCTCTCACAAGAGCTCAGATATCTGGAACCCTGCCTTCACTCCTGATCTCCCCCCAACAATCTCACAGCAATGCTTCCAGCAGTGCTTCTGCCTTCTTCCTACCCCATCCCTtgtattttattcctttttatgcAGCAGGAGTTTGGGGAAATCCCTCCTCCAGCTGCACCCAGGGGTGTCACAAGAGAGAAGCAAACAGAACAAGCACCTGCGCATGGAGGAAAGTCTCTCCATGAACTCAGGCAGGTGCAAATTACAGCTCTGAATGGCAAAGATAACATTCAGAAAGACACAGCTAAAGACTCAGGAGAAATGGGTGTGGGTAACAgatattccctgggagcctggtgGAAACATCTCAGTGACTTTATTCAGAGTTCCCCGCACACAAACACTCAGAGCAGGCAGAAATGATGACAGCTGTGCTCCTTCAGTGAAAATGAAATCCCATTCACTCAGGATAGGGCTGAAAATGTTAACTGCTCACTAAAACATCACTTCAATTGCATCACTTGATTTCAGAGATGCTTAGCTGCAAATAAAAGGTTCTTGCTCTTTTCCCCATCACTAATGTGTATTATGAAACTATTTTTCTGCCTTAAAAGAACTTCTGTTGCAGTGTTGCACAACAATTTTCGTAACTACATCCTAAGAGTCTCTTCTGTTAATAATTTACTACTGAAAACATGCACTGTGGCTTTCTGAGTGTAAGTATTTCCCAACAGCAACCAACTTCAATTTCCATTTTCAAGCCTCTTCTATCAGCAAATTGCCACTTTAAATACTTGGGACTAGATCATCCATTTAATGTCCTTGGAATGAGTTTGCAAGTcaacaaaaaaaattggcagcaTAATCAAACAAACCCTTTTTCTATTGGGTAAACTCCTGCAGTGATAAATTGAAGGCAAAGAATCAAACTAACAGAAACAAAGACAATTAAACCAGAAATCCAACTGCTGAGAAAAACATGACAGCAGCCTCACAACACCTTCAGGCTCTGGATTTCTCTTTTAGATATTCTGtggagccagggatgcactgagcAAGCTCCAAAATGCCTCCTTTACCCTTAAGTAAAATATTTGATCAAGGATTAGAGGATTAAAACAATGCCCAAACAggtgcttgggaaaaaaaaacgaCTCTGAAAATATCAGGTATTTCCTTTATCACAGACATTATCCATTCTTGctctgctttaaaaataaatgctGCTCAAATTCTTGCTCTAAAGGAGGCATTTGAGCTCCAGGATCTCTGGTACATAAGACAGAAAAAGAGCTGGAGTATTTCAACAGATGATGTCTTCACTTAGGGCTCCTTCCaaatcagctctgcctttctctttcagatattgtgtggagccagggatgcactgagcAAGCCCCAAAATCACTCCTTTGCCTGTAAGTAAAATATTTGATCAAGGATTAAAATAATGCCTAAGACAGAAAAAGCTGGAACCCCAAACAggtgcttggggaaaaaaaccctttgaaAATATCAGCTTTATCACAGACATTATCAATTCTTgctctttaaaaataaatgctgCTCAAATTCTTGCTCTAAAGGAGGCATTTGAGCTCCAGGATCTCTGGTACATATGACAGAAAAAGAGCTGGAGTATTTCAACAGATGATGTCTTCACTTAGGGGTCCTTCCAAATTAGCAAATTCTACCAGGACcaaaatgtgggaaatgctttCCACAGATACCTGCAAGGTCTCAACCCGAATATGGGACGAGGAAATGAGATGCAGGCCATGTTTGCAGGGCTCCCAGCTGTCCCTCACAGACACAGAGGCAGGCCATGTCAGCTCTCCTGGATCCCCAGGGATtttctgggagcagctgtgctgcctccACCCCCAGGCATCCTCCTGAGctgacaaagcagcagcagcagcatccctgcacagccagggatgTGCACCTGAGCAAAGCCAGCctaaagcacacacagagcaactGGAGAGCATTCCATCCTCCCCTGTTTATCCATGGAACTTCTCCCTTCACACTCCAGATCCAAAATCCCACTCAGAGCTGAGAGAGGAACAGGAGCTCCATGCCAAGGCTGAGGATTTATAAATGGCAGCAGCTTCTCAGCCGTAGCACTGAGCACTGACACACACATGAGGTTTTTAATTTAGAACCCACAAAGCTCCAGAATCATCTCAGAGTCCTGACAAGACTCCGCTCTGTTCTTTTGACAGGCACTAAGGCAGAGATTTCGATTTAGTACTTCTCACAATTCAACACACATCACTCCCCACACCTAGAGAGCCACCAGAAGCATTTGCATCTTTATGTAAGCCCTGATTATGCAGGCACAGCTATTTTCAACTGGCACACAATAAACACTACAAAAGCATTTCCACAGTGCCTGAACACTCCAAAGACTGGGaattaaaaatatacatttaCTATCTCCTCCATAGCATGTTTAGTTCAAATGATCATTACTTCTGTCCTTATTCAAATGGATTTTCACTAAGTGGAAGTGCATTTAACCCATTATTCATGCAACTTTGGGAAAATAATCTGCCAATTCACATATAACTTCAAATGCGCTGCAAAGAAAAGATGACACAAAGTAATGATTTTAAACAACTCTAAATTTTGTTCATTTAAGACTGCAGGAGTCACTTAAATCAGCTCCCGGAGAAATTTGAGATTCTTTTCTTTGCCCTGCATTacccacagcacagcacaaataACTGCAATGATGTACAGGAAATGATATTCACTGATCTAAATTATTTAAGACACCAGAGCACAGTTATTGTAATAAAATCTTAGAGTTCCTTacttctctcccctcatccacAGTCATTTTTTGTACCTTACACTTACAAAATACACTGCAATGTAGGAATTTGAAAGTTTAGTGGATACCAAAAGAAATTTGTGGGGGGAAAAATGAACAAATATCAGGATTGTTATTCCAGGCCTCCAAAAGCAGAACTGTGGAAGGAACTCTGGCATACCTGCAGTGGTGTGCACGCTCAGGTTTGATACTACAGCACTTGGGACATTTGTAGATCACTTCTCCTGGTTTCAGCTGCAAATTATCCATGTATTCTTTAGTGGCAtttcctttgggcacagccccCTGAAATCATTTCAATTAGAGGAGAAAAAGCTTCTTAAATGGCATGAGagcatttaaaaatacatttcataGACTTCATACCAGTAACCTCAGGATAATTGCTGAAATAAGTTCATTTATTCAAAGCCAGTCTGCTACAAGCCAGAATCAATTCCAAATGAATAAATTACCTCTGCTTGACCTCAAATTCAGCTTTATTCCAGCAAGACTCATCTCTGGCCAAGTATTAGCTTAATTCTCACAGAATTTCCTGTCACCAGCCCACAGAAATGAAGAGGGAGACACATCTTACCCTGCAGATACAAACACTGCTCATCATTTCTGAGGAGTTACCCTGAATATTTCTTGTGGAATTTGATTAATGGGTGAAGCCATCCACAAAAATCAGCAACTACTTGAAAGATGTTATTTCAACTGTCTGAAGCCAGGGTTTAACCACCTGCCCCAAGTTTTtgagaaatgtaattttttttcctaaaatctttAGCTTGACCACTGTTAGCAGGACCAGCAACGGCTCCTTTACTCTTCTTTATTGTGCAGCTTTGTGGTAAAGAGTTGAAGGAACtgattcaaaagaaaaataattgattGGGAAAAGAAATTAACTTTTAGTGATTAGTTCTCTGATCTGATTATCACAGAGCTGCATCCTGAGATCAGGATCTAAATTTGGATTAGTAAGGAGAAAATAATTCAGCATCAACGTCACCCTGCTCATTGATGGAGATAAAGCCTTATCTGTGAGGGGAAGTGATTGTGAAACAAACTGGGATGTGGCAGCCAAGTGGATTTTCTGTACCACTGCTCCAGGTCAGCACTTCCTTCACACAGGGAAAGCCTTCTGCAGGTCAGCCTGAGCCAACTGCAACATTCTAGAATTAATtctcattcaaaaaaaaaaaaaccctggcaaCATCAGCACTTGACACAGACACCTTCAGAACATCTGGGACAGAATAAAGAACCCAGCAGGAACTCAGATTCCACTGCCAAACACCTCTCTGCTCAGGGGAGTTTTTGTTACCTATAGCCTGGAATAATAAATTTGTGTTTGTGTTGGCCAAGACAAGCCCAGGTCCTGTCCCAGGTGAGCTCTGTGGCTGAGTGGTGCTCCAAACCTGACCAGGTGCTCACAGGGACTTCCTTCAGCACTCATGTTCTACTCCTGAGCTGGATTTTGCAATCTGAACGTTCTCACCCCAGTTAATATTTGCTGTAAACATCTCACGCTCCCCTGTTCACCTGCCACAAGGATCAGAACCTCAGACCATGCTTTCAAGCATTCTGCTGACAAAAATACACTCTATTTCAAAACCATCTTTCACAGTCACAGCCAGCcagcaaaaatctattttttagaGTTACAAGTGTAAATTTAATTCACTTGAGTTTTGAGGCAGTTCATTCCTTTCATCTTAGTTTCTATCACACAGTTGTGCCTTCCATTCTGGGAGTCAGCATGAAAGGAGTGGAGGAAAAAAGCAGTGACTCATCTCAGTTTGCATCATAAAAAACACCACAGGTCTAGAAAGACACCCAGCTTTACCAGCTCATATTTATAAGCAATAAATCCTTAAACCATTAACTCTCTGAGCTGTCACAGTTTGTACAAGTTGTGATATTTCATCACTGGGTGTGGACAGAAGTAAATCAAAGAGCTAGAAAATCATTAACTGCAACACCCTGCTGGGTTTTTGAATGTTTCTCTATACACTGCTACTGGAGAAAAATCTCCATTTTTCTCCAAAAATCTGGAGAAAATATATGTTTTTCCCAAACTTACTCCTTAAAAACAGTAATAGATTTTAGTACAAAATCAACCATTTAATCACTTGAAATCTTGAGGAGTAAAAGTTCTAAGAAATGAGCACTTTCAAGACCTCTTACACCTACAATGCTTCAATGTGTGTCCAGTTTAAATCTCCCTTCCCTTTCCAAATATTCAAGGACAAAATTCAGGAATCACAGGGAACAGTGGTTTTTCCATTATGCCAAGTGTGCCTGAGGTTTTGCAGCACATCCACCTCTAAAAGTTCTTCCGTGGTAAGCATGGGAGCATTTCAAGAGATGCAGAAGGATAAAGGCACAAATTTTGAAAATATATCAGATGAAAAAGAAGTAAGAAAAATGAGGACAGAGAAGACTAAACTTTATTAGCTACTTCAGGACCTGGAGTAATATATTACTGATTTTTTTGAGTATAACActtttataaattttatattgaCTGTTCTATGGCTTCATTATTAGAGTAATCAGAGAAGTAGAGGTACCATCCTGATGATAAGCACAGGTATTATCAAAACCTTGAGGGTTTTGAATATAACACAAATATTTTGACTCtagcaaaaatatttttgaatctAGCACGAGGATTTTGAATCTAGCACGAGGATTTTGACTCTAGCACGAGGATTCTGAATCTAGCACGAGGATTTTGAATCTAGCACGAGGATTTTGACTCTAGCACTAGGATTCTGAATCTAGCACGAGGATTTTGACTCTAGCACTACTTTTCCCAGCAGAAGACTTCTCCAAACTTCTGTGCAGATGGAGGGGACAATCCAATGCCAAGGAACTCTTGGATACTTACTGGATCAGTCAGCATAGTCCTCAGGTGTGACgacagagccagcactgccaagcaGTTAAAGAGAACCCCGTTGATCACGGAGTACCAAAAGTCTTTGGAAGGCAGCAACATGACAAAAGTCACTACAAAGTCTGCGTAGACCACCAGGAGCCAGGTCATGATGGCACAGACCatgccacagccatccctgatgAACCAGACCCTGTCAGCCATGTCAGcctccgaggaggaggaggaggagtcgtAGCTGTCATTGTCGGCCAGGAGCGGGTGGTGCTCGACATCGCGGAAACGGTGCCCTGATGACTGCATGGTTTgctggcctggccctgcagggacaaacacagcaccaccaccatcatcatcatcactgttATTCATTATTAATGAGGAAATAGAGCACAGCTGGCTCTGGGGTTTTGTTTCTGGGAGATAAAGCATGTTCAAGTTCAAAAtagaattgggattttttttgatcGACACCTGAGCGATTCTGTGAGTGCAGAAAGATGAATGTGAAAGAAGGGGGCACAGCTTttaaggttttggggtttttttgtttgttattagttttgtttgtttgtttcttactttgcttttatttcttcttattctaCTCTAATGTCATTGGTAATAAATTAAGCTGATTTCCTCAGGTCAAGCCTGTGATGGTAATTGCTGACTGATCTCTCCTGCTCTTACCTGGACCCACAAggcttttttttatatttttctctccCCTCTCTGAGAGAGAGACAGAACAGCTTTGGTGGATGTCCAGCCAGAGTTAACCCACCAATAACATGCAACTTCAATGCCTGACAAAGGGATTTTAGACTGGTTTCATTTCCATCATGCTGTGCTCATAAACCACTCCTCCTCTTTTGTCAAAACCTCAACTTCTCTCTTTTATCTCAAACTAAAATGGCAAAGTCTTCATTAAATTACAGCTCATGTCTCTTTTAAAACAGCAAATTATGGCACCAGCCTGTTGACTTTTCATTCTGCTCCAGCCAAGTGAGGGAAGAGTACAAAGGAGCCAGGATGGAAATAAAGCTGTTCTAATACACTGCTCACAACAA
This window contains:
- the ZDHHC7 gene encoding palmitoyltransferase ZDHHC7; the protein is MQSSGHRFRDVEHHPLLADNDSYDSSSSSSEADMADRVWFIRDGCGMVCAIMTWLLVVYADFVVTFVMLLPSKDFWYSVINGVLFNCLAVLALSSHLRTMLTDPGAVPKGNATKEYMDNLQLKPGEVIYKCPKCCSIKPERAHHCSICKRCIRKMDHHCPWVNNCVGEKNQRFFVLFTMYIALISAHALVLCGFQFFSCVRGQWTECSDFSPPVTVILMIFLCLEGFLFLTFTAVMFGTQIHSICNDETEIERLKSEKPTWERRLRWEGMKSVFGGQPSLLWINPFAGFRIRRLLLRGKKGGPEFSV